In a single window of the Oecophyllibacter saccharovorans genome:
- a CDS encoding LolA family protein — MKSIEAGFVQTGGPAALQGDGVFLYRPGALRMNYAPPHERILVARDGKLVLKDNQSGAVTQLALSRTPLGMLLRTPLRFDDGIQVTDVQRGPSSLQVSLAQASNPSQGLLTLQFSDEQGRLELRGVQGVDGRGHRFGVALYDVRTGVALPPQTFTFP; from the coding sequence GTGAAATCCATTGAAGCCGGGTTTGTGCAGACAGGCGGGCCGGCCGCGCTGCAGGGCGACGGGGTGTTTCTCTATCGCCCGGGGGCTCTGCGCATGAATTATGCCCCGCCCCATGAACGCATTCTGGTCGCACGTGACGGGAAGCTGGTGCTGAAAGACAACCAGAGCGGCGCTGTAACCCAGCTGGCTCTGTCGCGCACGCCGCTTGGCATGCTGCTGCGTACGCCCTTGCGCTTCGATGACGGCATTCAGGTGACCGATGTCCAGCGGGGGCCATCTTCCCTGCAGGTATCGCTGGCACAGGCGAGCAACCCTTCGCAGGGCCTGCTGACCCTGCAGTTTTCCGATGAGCAGGGTCGGCTTGAGCTGAGAGGCGTTCAGGGTGTGGACGGGCGCGGCCATCGCTTCGGGGTGGCGCTGTATGATGTCAGGACAGGCGTCGCGCTGCCACCGCAGACCTTTACTTTCCCCTGA
- the pgmG gene encoding phosphoglucomutase/phosphomannomutase PgmG has protein sequence MSFKHDFEPTSLREYDIRGIVGQTLHPEDAFAIGRTFGSLVKRDGGDLVVVGYDGRLSSPALEEQLVRGLRASGVHVKRVGRGPTPLLYFGSVAHEADGAIMVTGSHNPPDHNGFKMVMKGKPFFGKQISNLGKLAAAGDVVEEGAHGSVETVDLSENYLKRILQDYDSERPLKVVWDNGNSAAGDVLQRLVAELPGEHTVLYPEIDGTFPNHHPDPTVEANLQDLIAEVRKQGADFGVAFDGDADRIGIVDNKGEILWGDQILAMLARDVLRDNPGATIIADVKASQVLFDEVDRAGGEPLMWKTGHSLIKSKMAETGSPLAGEMSGHIFFADKWFGFDDALYAAVRALGVVSRLPGTVSDMREALPSMVSTPELRFPCADTRKFEVIREVAERLKKDGADVTEIDGVRVNTPDGWWLLRASNTQAVLVARIEASSPAGLERLKGELVRQLEASGMEAPDFSGAAGH, from the coding sequence ATGAGCTTCAAACATGATTTCGAGCCGACCAGCCTGCGTGAATATGATATCCGCGGTATCGTCGGTCAGACCCTCCACCCGGAAGACGCTTTTGCGATCGGGCGTACTTTCGGAAGCCTCGTCAAACGTGACGGAGGAGACCTGGTCGTCGTGGGATATGACGGGCGTCTGTCCTCTCCGGCGCTGGAGGAACAGTTGGTGCGCGGTTTGCGGGCTTCGGGCGTGCATGTCAAACGCGTGGGCCGCGGCCCGACGCCGCTGCTCTATTTCGGCTCGGTCGCCCATGAGGCGGATGGGGCCATCATGGTGACCGGTAGCCATAATCCGCCTGATCACAACGGTTTCAAGATGGTGATGAAGGGTAAGCCCTTCTTCGGCAAACAGATCAGCAATCTCGGCAAGCTGGCAGCCGCCGGTGATGTGGTCGAGGAAGGCGCGCACGGAAGCGTTGAAACGGTTGATCTGTCGGAGAATTACCTCAAGCGCATTCTGCAGGATTATGACAGCGAGCGCCCGCTCAAGGTCGTTTGGGATAATGGCAATTCAGCTGCCGGCGATGTATTGCAGCGACTCGTTGCTGAACTGCCGGGTGAGCATACTGTTCTCTATCCGGAAATTGACGGCACTTTCCCCAATCATCACCCTGATCCCACAGTTGAAGCCAACCTGCAGGACCTAATTGCCGAAGTACGCAAGCAGGGCGCTGATTTCGGGGTAGCCTTCGACGGAGATGCTGACCGGATCGGCATTGTCGACAATAAGGGTGAAATTCTCTGGGGTGACCAGATTCTGGCCATGCTGGCGCGCGATGTGCTGCGCGACAATCCGGGCGCCACCATCATTGCCGATGTCAAGGCCAGCCAGGTTCTGTTTGATGAAGTCGACCGGGCTGGCGGGGAACCGCTGATGTGGAAGACTGGCCATTCCCTGATCAAGAGCAAGATGGCTGAGACGGGCTCCCCCCTTGCAGGTGAGATGTCGGGACATATCTTTTTTGCCGATAAATGGTTTGGTTTTGATGATGCGCTTTATGCCGCCGTTCGCGCCCTGGGGGTGGTGAGCCGGCTGCCCGGAACGGTTTCCGACATGCGCGAAGCTTTGCCCAGCATGGTTTCCACCCCTGAACTGCGTTTTCCCTGTGCCGATACACGGAAATTCGAGGTCATCCGTGAAGTGGCTGAGCGCCTGAAAAAAGATGGCGCTGATGTCACTGAAATTGACGGAGTGCGTGTCAATACGCCGGATGGCTGGTGGTTGCTTCGTGCTTCCAATACGCAGGCTGTCCTCGTTGCCCGTATTGAAGCCTCTTCGCCAGCTGGTCTGGAACGGCTGAAGGGCGAACTGGTGCGGCAGCTGGAAGCCTCCGGGATGGAAGCCCCCGATTTCTCCGGTGCTGCCGGGCACTGA
- a CDS encoding DUF2125 domain-containing protein, with product MSFFRRSAGAASLVAALAALTALSPAHADTLPGLTGSCFTYQPGRVQGSGHRISATGFQASLPGTGYSVQVNQLSLTDQSNHLDPAALTRLNAAAAYAVLVSYNHGLPAACHNQPLPEVKTLTSSLPSLEWSGITLKRPGHNLTASTASLHLLSTTPQAHLRFAANGLHETDHPMVPQSASGTLSFTPAPNPPYHVTFENVQAVLDHSTFSAQGTLDAGASLPQSNGQLHVTITDIGPLIDKLNEIVSPKTMAALLIARLMGHSDGPHKTSWDVGLENGKVRINGIKIPLSIAQ from the coding sequence ATGTCTTTTTTCCGTCGTTCAGCAGGCGCTGCGAGCCTGGTAGCAGCCCTTGCAGCGCTGACAGCCCTCTCACCGGCCCATGCCGATACCCTTCCCGGCCTTACGGGCAGCTGCTTCACCTATCAACCCGGCCGGGTCCAGGGAAGCGGTCACCGCATCAGCGCCACAGGTTTCCAGGCCTCATTGCCCGGAACAGGGTATTCCGTTCAGGTGAACCAGCTTTCCCTGACCGATCAGAGCAACCATCTCGACCCTGCCGCCCTGACCCGGCTGAACGCAGCGGCTGCCTATGCGGTGCTTGTCTCCTACAATCACGGACTCCCTGCAGCCTGCCACAATCAGCCTCTGCCGGAAGTGAAGACCCTCACTTCCAGCCTGCCGTCTCTGGAATGGTCCGGCATCACCCTCAAACGGCCCGGTCATAACCTGACTGCAAGCACTGCCAGCCTGCACCTGCTGAGCACCACCCCGCAGGCCCACCTGCGCTTCGCCGCCAATGGCCTGCATGAGACGGATCACCCCATGGTGCCGCAATCGGCCTCAGGCACACTTTCCTTCACGCCTGCCCCCAACCCGCCCTATCACGTGACCTTCGAGAACGTGCAGGCCGTTCTTGACCACAGCACCTTCAGTGCGCAGGGCACCCTTGATGCCGGAGCCTCGTTGCCGCAATCCAATGGTCAGCTTCACGTGACCATCACCGATATCGGCCCGCTCATCGACAAGCTCAATGAGATCGTGTCTCCGAAGACCATGGCCGCGCTGCTCATCGCCCGGCTCATGGGTCATAGCGACGGGCCCCACAAAACAAGCTGGGATGTCGGGCTGGAGAACGGCAAGGTCCGTATCAACGGCATCAAGATCCCGCTTTCCATCGCGCAGTAA
- the galU gene encoding UTP--glucose-1-phosphate uridylyltransferase GalU, producing MIKPLRKAVLPVAGMGTRFLPATKAMPKEMLPIVDKPLIQYAIDEARAAGIEEFCLVTARGKDNLIDYFDVAYELEDTLRQRGKTEALKALESSSVAAGSLVAVRQQNPLGLGHAIWCARNFIGDDPFAILLPDDLVRSEKSCLAQLADVYHQTGGNVVAVDEVPPEQTHRYGILDVDTDGEGAGDDRLVKVKGLVEKPLPEEAPSNLSIIGRYVLTADILEPLSHLRRGVGGEVQLTDAMAKLIGRQPFHGLRYEGTRYDCGNKVGFLEAQIAMALDRPDLQEAVREFLPRYA from the coding sequence ATGATCAAGCCGTTGCGCAAAGCAGTCCTTCCGGTTGCAGGAATGGGAACACGCTTCCTGCCGGCCACGAAAGCGATGCCCAAGGAAATGCTTCCGATCGTGGACAAGCCTCTGATCCAGTATGCCATTGATGAGGCGCGGGCAGCGGGGATTGAGGAATTCTGTCTGGTTACCGCGCGTGGTAAGGACAATCTTATTGATTACTTCGACGTGGCGTATGAGCTGGAAGACACCCTGCGCCAGCGTGGCAAGACCGAGGCTCTGAAGGCGCTGGAAAGCAGCAGTGTGGCCGCGGGCTCCCTGGTGGCCGTGCGCCAGCAGAACCCTCTGGGGCTCGGTCATGCGATCTGGTGTGCGCGCAATTTCATCGGCGATGACCCGTTTGCCATTCTGCTGCCTGACGATCTGGTCCGCAGCGAGAAAAGCTGCCTGGCCCAGCTCGCCGATGTCTATCACCAGACGGGCGGCAATGTGGTGGCCGTTGATGAAGTGCCGCCGGAACAGACACATCGCTACGGCATCCTGGACGTGGATACTGACGGTGAGGGCGCTGGTGATGACCGGCTGGTGAAGGTGAAGGGGCTTGTCGAAAAACCCCTGCCGGAAGAGGCCCCCTCAAACCTGTCCATCATCGGTCGTTACGTACTGACAGCTGACATCCTGGAGCCGCTTTCCCATCTGCGTCGCGGTGTCGGCGGGGAAGTGCAGCTGACGGATGCCATGGCCAAACTGATCGGGCGCCAGCCTTTCCATGGCCTGCGCTATGAAGGCACCCGTTACGATTGCGGCAACAAGGTGGGCTTCCTGGAGGCCCAGATCGCGATGGCGCTTGATCGGCCGGACCTGCAGGAAGCGGTTCGCGAGTTCCTGCCCCGATATGCTTGA
- a CDS encoding cobaltochelatase CobT-related protein translates to MSSSPLSTSLDDTQRLKTVLATVARTLSGDENTAADKAVVTGASIIQDPSDRKQTRQLMRGESDSRALYQRHHDFNAASEAFLPGAPPPLPGSRTHAVLEQMERYRCEAHGSRDFPGIQANLYSVLEARLGRLGTGNMNEKSAMPSGLALELLTWEALNERPLPASLTGESFKHWRSNLSPTARNLLARMRAAEGDQRQFQALSRQFLEAGLNAAQEPSARPDSEPSDTPQSTAADQDSERSSPAQTPEAPEKRGESVTEIQPVPSEPALHSGSHGPTEEGSLDKPGATGTLDTLSTPLSSEELETLLAWGGEQEDTEAAEAKTASEESPLQGEGQTGSKERSAGYHVYTTCYDEEVEAAALCDAEELQELQEELEALSVQTQNVVNRLGHRLQHRLQAQQQRHWSFDQEEGLLDAARLPRLITTPGLGLTYKRESESSFRDTVVTLLLDNSGSMRGRPIATAALCAGILSRTLERCNVKVEILGFTTRAWKGGQSRKQWLSEDRPSHPGRLNDLRHIIYKSADQPWRRARHNLGVMLKEGLLKENIDGEALLWAAGRLKQRPEKRRILLVVSDGAPVDDSTSSANGPDFLDAHLREVVTQLEADPALELRAIGIGHDVTRTYAHSVTIRHAEDLGDTLIRQLDSLFVSPAGLRRKTGNRRSRPAGRQVGR, encoded by the coding sequence ATGTCTTCCTCTCCTCTTTCCACCTCTCTGGATGACACCCAGCGCCTGAAGACAGTTCTCGCAACAGTCGCACGCACCCTCAGTGGGGATGAGAACACTGCTGCAGACAAGGCCGTGGTTACTGGCGCCTCTATTATCCAAGACCCGAGCGACCGGAAACAGACCCGTCAGCTCATGCGGGGTGAAAGTGACAGCCGCGCGCTCTATCAGCGCCACCATGATTTCAATGCGGCCTCGGAAGCGTTTCTTCCCGGTGCCCCGCCCCCTCTTCCCGGCAGCAGAACGCACGCGGTCCTGGAACAGATGGAGCGTTATCGCTGCGAAGCTCATGGCAGCCGGGATTTCCCGGGAATACAGGCCAATCTCTACAGCGTTCTGGAAGCACGGCTGGGCAGGTTGGGCACCGGCAACATGAACGAGAAATCAGCCATGCCTTCTGGCCTGGCTCTCGAACTGCTCACCTGGGAGGCCCTGAACGAGCGTCCTCTTCCCGCCTCTCTGACAGGCGAGAGCTTCAAGCACTGGCGAAGCAACCTTTCTCCAACCGCCCGCAATCTCCTTGCCAGGATGCGGGCTGCAGAGGGCGATCAGCGCCAGTTCCAGGCACTGTCCCGGCAGTTTCTGGAAGCTGGTCTCAACGCCGCTCAAGAACCGTCAGCCCGGCCTGATTCTGAGCCGAGCGACACGCCGCAATCCACCGCTGCCGACCAGGATTCTGAACGCTCTTCCCCTGCACAGACCCCTGAAGCCCCCGAGAAACGTGGGGAAAGCGTAACAGAAATTCAGCCTGTCCCCTCCGAACCAGCCCTGCATTCCGGATCACACGGGCCAACAGAAGAAGGATCTTTGGATAAGCCAGGGGCCACGGGAACGCTCGATACCCTTTCCACCCCGCTTTCTTCCGAGGAACTGGAGACCCTGCTTGCCTGGGGCGGAGAGCAGGAAGACACCGAAGCTGCAGAAGCGAAAACCGCTTCAGAAGAAAGCCCTCTTCAGGGAGAGGGGCAGACGGGCAGCAAAGAGCGTTCTGCAGGTTATCACGTCTACACCACCTGTTATGATGAAGAGGTGGAAGCCGCTGCCCTGTGTGACGCGGAAGAGCTGCAGGAACTCCAGGAAGAGCTTGAAGCGCTTTCAGTGCAGACCCAGAACGTCGTCAACCGACTTGGCCATCGTCTGCAGCACAGGCTTCAGGCGCAGCAACAGCGGCACTGGTCATTCGATCAGGAAGAAGGCCTGCTGGATGCTGCCCGTCTGCCCCGCCTCATCACGACACCGGGGCTCGGGCTCACCTACAAGCGTGAAAGTGAAAGTTCCTTCCGTGACACGGTGGTCACCCTGCTTCTGGACAATTCCGGCTCCATGCGCGGCCGCCCCATTGCCACGGCAGCACTTTGCGCCGGCATTCTGAGCCGCACGCTGGAACGGTGCAACGTCAAGGTGGAGATTCTCGGTTTTACTACGCGTGCCTGGAAAGGCGGCCAAAGCCGCAAACAATGGCTGAGCGAGGATCGCCCATCCCATCCCGGACGGCTCAACGATCTCCGGCACATTATCTACAAAAGCGCTGATCAGCCCTGGCGACGCGCACGCCATAACCTCGGTGTCATGCTCAAGGAAGGGCTGCTCAAGGAGAACATCGATGGCGAAGCCCTGCTCTGGGCAGCGGGTCGCCTGAAACAACGGCCCGAAAAACGTCGCATTCTGCTGGTTGTCTCAGACGGCGCGCCGGTTGATGACAGCACTTCATCGGCCAACGGACCTGATTTCCTTGACGCCCATCTCCGCGAAGTCGTCACGCAGCTTGAAGCGGATCCGGCTCTTGAACTCCGCGCCATCGGTATCGGCCATGATGTCACCCGCACCTATGCGCACAGCGTCACGATTCGACATGCCGAGGACCTTGGAGACACCCTGATCCGCCAGCTGGACAGCCTTTTTGTCTCTCCTGCCGGGCTCCGGCGCAAGACCGGGAACCGACGCTCCCGCCCGGCAGGCAGACAGGTAGGCAGATAG
- the lipB gene encoding lipoyl(octanoyl) transferase LipB, which yields MHSPASSALPQPFPSSCSPLLWERSDGVVSYPDALSHMEERVAAIRCQAAPELVWLTAHAPLYTAGTSARPEDLFNPYGYPTYRAGRGGQWTYHGPGQRVGYVMLDLTKPHGVVPARDVRGFVKGLENWIIRTLARLEVKAFLREGRVGVWCYDPRTGQEAKIAALGVRLSRWVSWHGIALNISPDLQDFSGIVPCGLRDYGVTSLERFHPGISMAEADTALQASWPEIFGCAPAPEPTGLQPSKD from the coding sequence ATGCACTCTCCTGCCTCCTCAGCCCTCCCCCAGCCCTTTCCCTCTTCCTGCTCCCCCCTCTTGTGGGAGCGCTCAGACGGGGTTGTTTCCTATCCCGATGCGCTGAGCCATATGGAGGAACGGGTCGCTGCCATCCGCTGCCAGGCCGCACCCGAACTGGTGTGGCTGACTGCCCATGCCCCACTCTACACGGCCGGAACTTCCGCCCGTCCTGAGGATCTCTTCAACCCGTATGGCTATCCGACCTACAGGGCCGGGCGCGGAGGGCAGTGGACTTATCACGGCCCCGGACAGCGCGTGGGTTATGTCATGCTTGATCTCACCAAACCCCACGGGGTGGTGCCGGCACGTGATGTCCGGGGCTTCGTGAAAGGACTGGAAAACTGGATCATCCGCACGCTTGCCCGACTGGAGGTCAAAGCCTTTCTGCGTGAGGGGCGGGTCGGCGTCTGGTGCTACGATCCCCGCACGGGTCAGGAGGCCAAGATCGCCGCACTCGGCGTCCGCCTGAGCCGCTGGGTCAGCTGGCACGGCATTGCCCTGAACATCAGCCCTGACCTGCAGGATTTTTCAGGTATCGTTCCCTGCGGCCTCAGGGATTACGGCGTGACTTCCCTAGAGCGTTTTCATCCCGGTATTTCCATGGCAGAGGCTGACACCGCTCTGCAGGCCAGCTGGCCCGAAATCTTCGGCTGTGCCCCGGCACCTGAGCCGACAGGTCTTCAGCCTTCCAAGGACTGA
- a CDS encoding J domain-containing protein encodes MQRPTSKSRARAFAPDPDAPSQTCDHPGCEEAAGYRAPRARSALRSYYWFCLDHVRQYNARWDYYKGMTPGQIEAQMRADTSWQRPSWKLGNMGGHVSLDDLTDPLEILRQHGRRTAETRAAKLAPAHLRDALARLDLSWPATFEEVKARYRLLARKHHPDTNAGNAKAAERFKAIGAAYRTLRDHFTTNGPT; translated from the coding sequence ATGCAACGTCCGACGTCCAAATCCAGAGCACGTGCCTTTGCACCCGATCCTGACGCGCCCAGTCAGACCTGCGATCATCCCGGCTGCGAAGAAGCGGCTGGTTACCGGGCACCACGTGCCCGCTCGGCGCTGCGCAGCTATTACTGGTTCTGCCTGGACCACGTCCGTCAGTACAATGCACGCTGGGATTATTACAAGGGGATGACCCCAGGACAGATCGAGGCCCAGATGCGCGCCGATACCTCATGGCAGCGCCCTTCGTGGAAACTGGGTAACATGGGTGGCCATGTCTCGTTGGATGATCTGACCGACCCGCTGGAGATCCTGCGCCAGCATGGCAGGCGCACGGCCGAAACCCGGGCCGCGAAGCTCGCGCCCGCGCATCTGCGGGACGCGCTGGCGCGCCTCGACCTGAGCTGGCCGGCCACCTTTGAAGAGGTCAAAGCACGTTACCGCCTTCTGGCCCGCAAGCACCATCCCGACACCAATGCCGGCAATGCCAAGGCAGCAGAACGCTTCAAAGCCATCGGCGCGGCCTACAGGACTCTGCGCGATCACTTCACCACCAACGGCCCGACCTGA
- a CDS encoding BolA family protein → MHALLQAALNPARLEIRDTSARHSKHVEMRQEQTQARGPHQKGQTHYEVTIIAEKFDGMPLLARHRFVQELLAEEFATGLHALQLHLRGEKTS, encoded by the coding sequence ATGCACGCCCTTCTGCAGGCAGCTCTGAACCCTGCGCGCCTGGAAATCCGTGATACGAGCGCGCGCCACAGCAAACATGTTGAAATGCGCCAGGAGCAGACCCAGGCACGTGGGCCGCACCAGAAGGGGCAGACACATTATGAAGTGACGATCATCGCCGAAAAGTTCGATGGCATGCCTCTCCTGGCACGACACCGATTCGTCCAGGAGCTGCTGGCTGAAGAATTCGCGACCGGCCTTCACGCCCTGCAACTTCATCTGCGAGGTGAGAAAACGTCATGA
- a CDS encoding AAA family ATPase, which produces MSSSLADLLPARPDALRSARELFGLDLDLEVPVWSKRTEQVPALDPDYRFDPDTTRAILAGFTHNRRVMVQGFHGTGKSSHIDQIAARLNWPCVRINLDSHVSRIDLIGRDVITLRDGQQVTEFREGLLPWCLQNPVALIFDEYDAGRPDVMFVLQRILESDGALTLLDQNRVIQPHPSFRLFATANTIGLGDTSGLYHGTQQLNQGQLDRWNIVTALNYLPAPQEESILHARMKPQIEAGQFDPALIPPMVALADLTRTGFMNGDISTVMSPRTVLSWADNITIFQDPALAFRLSFLNRCDETEREVISEYYQRCFNAFPQTSLHDS; this is translated from the coding sequence ATGTCCTCCTCCCTCGCTGATCTGCTTCCCGCACGCCCTGATGCCCTGCGTTCCGCACGGGAGCTGTTCGGCCTTGATCTCGATCTGGAAGTGCCTGTCTGGTCGAAACGCACTGAGCAGGTCCCCGCCCTTGATCCGGATTACCGGTTTGATCCCGACACGACACGCGCCATTCTTGCAGGCTTCACTCACAACCGGCGCGTCATGGTGCAGGGTTTTCACGGCACGGGAAAATCCTCCCACATCGACCAGATCGCCGCCCGGCTGAACTGGCCCTGTGTGCGCATCAACCTCGACAGCCATGTTTCACGTATCGACCTCATCGGGCGTGACGTCATCACCCTGCGTGACGGCCAGCAGGTGACTGAGTTCCGGGAAGGCCTGCTCCCCTGGTGCCTGCAGAACCCGGTAGCGCTCATTTTCGATGAGTATGACGCCGGGCGGCCTGACGTGATGTTTGTTCTCCAGCGCATTCTCGAAAGTGACGGTGCGCTGACCCTGCTGGACCAGAACCGCGTTATCCAGCCCCACCCTTCCTTCAGGCTTTTTGCCACTGCCAACACTATCGGCCTGGGCGATACAAGCGGCCTCTACCATGGTACCCAGCAACTCAATCAGGGCCAGCTGGACCGCTGGAATATCGTCACAGCCCTGAACTATCTTCCAGCCCCTCAGGAAGAATCCATCCTCCATGCCCGCATGAAGCCCCAGATCGAGGCAGGCCAGTTCGACCCGGCACTGATCCCGCCCATGGTGGCGCTGGCTGACCTCACCCGCACCGGCTTCATGAACGGCGATATTTCCACTGTCATGTCACCGCGAACTGTCTTGTCGTGGGCAGACAACATCACGATCTTCCAGGATCCGGCTTTAGCTTTTCGCCTCAGCTTTCTCAACCGATGTGATGAGACCGAACGCGAAGTGATCTCTGAATATTATCAACGCTGCTTCAACGCCTTTCCCCAGACGTCACTTCACGATTCCTGA